The following are encoded together in the Salvelinus fontinalis isolate EN_2023a chromosome 38, ASM2944872v1, whole genome shotgun sequence genome:
- the LOC129837266 gene encoding ubiquilin-4-like translates to MAENSGTDPTVDSNVVENAASDGTMIVVTVKTPKDKEEIAISEDSSVAQFKEEISKRFNAKQDQLVLIFAGKILKDGDTLNQHGIKDGLTVHLVIKTAPKATVGGTSQSSASSSGTPQANSSVNPSAAPNDSTTPGTGPTPASTQPPNLLSGFGDLSSLSGMGMGSANFMEMQQQMQRQLMSNPEMLSQIMDNPLVQNMMSNPDLMRQMIVTNPQMQQLMERNPEISHMLNNPELMRQTMELARNPAMMQEMMRNQDRALSNLESIPGGYNALRRMYTDIQEPMFSAAREQFGNNPFSALGGNLDSGVQPSRTENREPLPNPWGPPGTTPSEIRGTGASTTTTSSAGGTAPSASNPLGINASGLGNGVFGSPGMQSLMQQISENPQLMQNMLSAPYMRSMMQSLAQNPDLASQAMLNNPLFAGNPQLQEQLRHQMPVFLQQMQNPESLSVMTNPRAMQALMQIQQGLQTLQTEAPGLMPSLAPGGIPVIPPTTGGSVAPENLPPPTQGSNPTAATNPSQQQQQLMQQMLQMFAGGGGGSSTQTVTPEVRFQQQLDQLSAMGFINREANLQALIATGGDINAAIERLLGSQPS, encoded by the exons ATGGCGGAGAACAGCGGCACAGATCCCACTGTGGATTCCAACGTTGTTGAAAATGCTGCCTCAGACGGGACCATGATCGTGGTCACGGTAAAAACTCCGAAAGATAAAGAGGAGATAGCGATCTCGGAGGATTCTTCTGTCGCACAG TTTAAAGAGGAGATATCCAAAAGGTTTAATGCCAAGCAGGACCAGCTGGTGTTGATTTTTGCTGGCAAAATCTTAAAGGATGGAGACACACTGAACCAACACGGCATCAAGGATGGACTCACTGTTCACCTTGTCATCAAGACTGCTCCCAA GGCTACAGTTGGTGGCACATCCCAGTCCTCAGCATCCAGCTCTGGGACCCCCCAGGCCAACAGCAGCGTCAACCCCAGCGCAGCGCCCAATGACAGCACAACACCAGGCACTGGGCCTACCCCAGCCTCTACACAGCCACCCAACTTACTGA GTGGGTTTGGTGACCTATCTAGCCTGTCAGGCATGGGCATGGGCTCGGCCAACTTCATGGAGATGCAGCAGCAGATgcagagacagctgatgtccaaCCCAGAGATGCTGTCTCAGATCATGGACAACCCTCTGGTGCAGAACATGATGTCCAACCCAGACCTGATGAGGCAGATGATTGTGACAAACCCTCAGATGCAGCAGCTGATGGAGCGCAACCCTGAGATCTCCCACATGCTCAACAACCCTGAACTTATGAGACAG aCCATGGAGTTGGCAAGAAACCCAGCAATGATGCAAGAGATGATGCGTAACCAGGACCGGGCGCTTAGCAACCTGGAGAGCATCCCTGGGGGCTACAACGCCCTCCGGAGGATGTACACAGACATCCAGGAGCCTATGTTCAGTGCCGCTAGAGAGCAG TTTGGAAACAATCCCTTCTCTGCTTTGGGGGGCAACTTGGACTCTGGCGTGCAGCCAtccagaacagagaacagggagcCCTTACCAAACCCCTGGGGACCCCCAGGAACGACCCCCTCAGAGATCAGGGGGACTGGCGCCTCCACGACAACAACCTCCTCCGCTGGCGGGACTGCACCCAGTGCCTCCAACCCCCTGGGCATCAACGCCTCTGGGCTGGGCAACG GTGTGTTCGGTAGCCCTGGCATGCAGAGTCTGATGCAGCAGATCTCTGAGAACCCCCAGCTGATGCAGAACATGCTGTCTGCGCCTTACATGCGCAGTATGATGCAGTCGCTGGCGCAGAACCCTGACCTCGCCTCGCAG GCAATGCTGAACAACCCCCTCTTTGCCGGAAACCCCCAGTTACAGGAACAGTTGAGACATCAGATGCCAGTCTTTCTCCAACAG ATGCAGAATCCTGAGTCACTGTCCGTGATGACTAACCCCCGGGCCATGCAGGCTCTCATGCAGATCCAGCAGGGCCTGCAGACCCTACAGACGGAAGCCCCCGGCCTAATGCCCAG TTTGGCTCCTGGTGGGATACCAGTGATTCCTCCAACCACAGGAGGCAGTGTGGCCCCAGAAAACCTTCCTCCCCCAACACAGGGCTCAAATCCCACCGCTGCCACTAACCCAtcccaacaacagcagcagctcaTGCAGCAGATGTTACAGATGTTTGCTGGAGGAGGAGGCGGCTCATCG ACCCAGACCGTAACCCCAGAGGTGCGGTTTCAGCAGCAGCTGGACCAGCTCAGCGCCATGGGCTTCATCAACCGCGAGGCCAACCTGCAGGCCCTCATCGCCACGGGGGGAGACATCAACGCTGCCATTGAGAGACTGCTGGGCTCCCAGCCCTCCTAA